One window of the Populus trichocarpa isolate Nisqually-1 chromosome 9, P.trichocarpa_v4.1, whole genome shotgun sequence genome contains the following:
- the LOC7469678 gene encoding phosphoglycerate mutase-like protein 1 codes for MDSGPGPSLYPLHRCKTIHLVRHAQGLHNVEGEKNYKAYLNPEYLDAPLTQLGWQQVDNLRKHVHASGLSKRVELVVTSPLFRTLQTAVGVFGGEGYTDGANPLPLMVANAGSSGRAAISSHNSPPFIAVEDCREHFGVHPCDKRHNVSDYQFLFPAVDFSLIETDEDLLWKADVRESTEELAARGLKFLNWLWTRKEKEIAIVTHSGFLVHTLRAFGNDCVPSVKKEMCTRFANCELRSMVIVDRSMIGSDVSTTNYPGKVPPGSDLPSDDAEEEAPNSI; via the exons ATGGATAGTGGTCCAGGTCCGAGTTTGTATCCATTGCACCGCTGCAAAACAATTCATCTG GTGAGACATGCTCAAGGATTGCATAATGTTGAGGGAGAAAAGAACTACAAAGCATACTTGAATCCTGAATATTTGGACGCCCCCCTCACTCAACTAGGTTGGCAACAG GTTGATAATTTGCGCAAGCATGTCCATGCATCTGGGCTCTCCAAGAGGGTTGAATTAGTTGTTACATCCCCATTGTTCAG GACATTGCAAACAGCTGTTGGAGTTTTTGGAGGGGAGGGCTACACAGATGGGGCGAATCCACTGCCACTAATGGTGGCAAATGCTGGAAGCAGTGGTCGAGCAGCAATTTCAAGCCACAATTCTCCCCCATTCATTGCAGTAGAAGATTGTCGAGAACATTTT GGTGTACATCCTTGTGACAAGAGACACAATGTCAGTGACTATCAATTTCTCTTTCCTGCAGTTGACTTTTCTCTG ATAGAAACAGATGAGGATCTACTGTGGAAGGCCGATGTGAGAGAGTCAACTGAAGAACTTGCTGCAAGGGGACTGAAGTTTCTTAACTG GTTGTGGACtaggaaagagaaggagatagCAATTGTTACCCATAGCGGGTTTTTGGTTCATACATTGCGTGCATTTGGAAATGACTGCGTTCCATCAGTGAAGAAAGAAATGTGCACACG CTTTGCTAACTGTGAGCTTCGATCTATGGTCATTGTTGACAGAAG CATGATTGGATCAGATGTTTCAACAACTAACTATCCTGGAAAGGTTCCTCCTGGGTCGGATCTCCCTAGTGATGATGCCGAGGAAGAAGCACCCAATTCAATTTAG